One window of Corynebacterium accolens genomic DNA carries:
- a CDS encoding DUF2613 domain-containing protein produces the protein MALESDSLNKRTLGPAVGSAVVGIALGIITIIGIAQFSGSDTVPEGNAVSPDDAVLGGPEYGSRT, from the coding sequence ATGGCTCTGGAATCCGATTCTTTAAACAAGCGCACCCTCGGCCCCGCCGTGGGTAGCGCTGTTGTGGGCATCGCCCTGGGCATTATCACCATCATCGGCATCGCCCAGTTCTCCGGCAGCGATACCGTGCCGGAAGGCAATGCGGTCTCCCCCGATGATGCGGTGCTGGGCGGGCCTGAATACGGTTCCCGTACTTAG
- a CDS encoding porin PorA family protein has product MSRYLWPRSPRAWVVIAAIIFLLIGTLAPTLYNNRTRPLGLDKDFSTSSGPTDAVWMDVRALMAGEAPSDTASSDDPRCAEKSAPVWCYQHHEPLTLERTIATGEVDDDDTIATTDSVTSLLAGKAGDSQEEIATIDQHSVLNRESTFPVADPVNKWVLALPEFNADLTRADFERDGLTYFFPSGTEQRSYAFFDVLAQESTPIDFTGDSKVDGIPIYSYHQDVQPLPLKNIFSNISAGLDSTTKTDELKSGDFQLNGPASRFYDRQSRELLDLDADATVIVEPFYTVGRDISVEPTTGTIVDVRENVKVFFATDIQQAGTLIAEDDTEDRSVLAADFRWSEDTRAERLAEVRPVIYAMRGLMAVGWLGKAIGVSLLIFAAYQYMRRHRDAHDAAHA; this is encoded by the coding sequence ATGAGCCGCTACCTTTGGCCACGCTCGCCACGGGCGTGGGTTGTCATTGCCGCAATCATTTTCCTCCTCATTGGTACCCTCGCGCCAACGCTCTACAATAATCGGACCCGCCCGCTGGGCTTGGATAAGGATTTTTCCACCTCAAGCGGGCCCACCGACGCAGTGTGGATGGACGTGCGCGCCCTCATGGCCGGCGAGGCCCCTTCTGATACCGCATCCAGCGATGACCCGCGCTGCGCCGAGAAATCCGCCCCGGTGTGGTGCTACCAGCACCACGAGCCGCTGACCTTGGAGCGCACCATTGCCACCGGCGAGGTCGACGATGATGACACCATCGCCACCACCGATTCCGTGACCAGCCTACTTGCCGGAAAAGCTGGGGACTCCCAAGAGGAAATCGCCACCATTGATCAACACTCCGTGCTCAACCGCGAATCCACGTTCCCGGTAGCCGATCCTGTCAATAAATGGGTCCTCGCCTTGCCCGAATTCAACGCTGATCTGACCCGCGCGGATTTCGAGCGAGACGGCCTGACCTATTTCTTCCCCTCCGGCACGGAGCAGCGCTCCTATGCATTTTTTGATGTCCTGGCCCAGGAATCCACGCCGATAGACTTTACCGGTGACTCAAAAGTAGATGGCATCCCCATCTATTCCTATCACCAGGACGTACAGCCGCTGCCGCTGAAGAATATCTTTAGCAATATCAGCGCGGGGCTAGACAGCACCACCAAAACGGATGAGCTGAAATCCGGCGACTTCCAGTTAAATGGCCCCGCCAGCCGTTTTTATGACCGCCAGTCGCGCGAGCTTTTGGACTTGGATGCCGATGCCACCGTCATTGTCGAGCCCTTTTATACCGTGGGCCGCGATATTTCGGTCGAGCCCACCACCGGCACCATCGTGGATGTCCGGGAAAACGTCAAGGTCTTTTTCGCCACCGATATCCAGCAGGCGGGAACCCTCATCGCAGAGGATGACACCGAGGATCGCTCCGTGCTGGCCGCGGATTTCCGGTGGTCAGAGGATACCCGTGCGGAGCGCCTTGCCGAGGTCCGCCCGGTAATCTATGCCATGCGGGGGCTTATGGCAGTCGGCTGGCTGGGCAAGGCCATTGGTGTTTCCCTGCTCATTTTCGCCGCCTACCAGTACATGCGCCGCCACCGTGACGCCCATGATGCCGCACACGCCTAG
- a CDS encoding acyltransferase family protein: MRTQASVKRLPQHLPELDGLRAVAALGIIVTHVSFQTGTGWGFAGRFDFFVAVFFALSAFLLWRRRGLHTVRGYAHSRIARLAPAYYACVVSVLLLLPDAHSITPTQILANLTSTQIYVVDGLAPGLTHLWSLCVEFFFYLVLPLLVWAIGGLPQRWRMGVIAGAAVLSWGWGFIPFVADYGEDQVNSQIWPPAYASWFAVGMLAAEVEERGIGKRTARILQVRWAWVVLAGLVLWAASRDWFGPAGLVHPEPAEFARRIIAGAVFAGCVVVPVALVPRGTSWLNSPLMQALGAWSYSIFLWHVAVLAVAFPLTGVALFSGKPLDFWVILAVTVVGTVVVSAASYTLIERPGRDLLMGRVRGRGQGRRRRKGRPAPRHIST; this comes from the coding sequence GTGCGCACGCAGGCATCTGTGAAAAGACTACCCCAGCACCTGCCGGAGCTAGACGGCCTACGCGCGGTTGCCGCATTAGGGATCATTGTCACCCACGTATCCTTCCAAACCGGCACCGGGTGGGGATTTGCCGGGCGCTTCGATTTCTTCGTCGCCGTCTTCTTCGCCCTCAGCGCCTTCCTCCTGTGGCGCCGGCGCGGGCTGCACACGGTGCGCGGCTATGCCCACTCCCGCATCGCGCGCTTGGCACCGGCCTATTATGCCTGCGTGGTATCGGTATTGCTGCTGCTTCCCGATGCCCACTCCATCACCCCCACCCAGATCCTCGCCAACCTGACCTCCACGCAGATCTATGTGGTCGATGGCCTTGCCCCGGGCCTTACCCACCTGTGGTCGCTGTGCGTAGAGTTCTTCTTTTACCTGGTACTACCGCTCCTCGTGTGGGCCATTGGCGGCCTGCCGCAGCGCTGGCGCATGGGCGTTATCGCCGGCGCTGCCGTACTGAGCTGGGGCTGGGGATTTATCCCCTTTGTCGCGGACTACGGTGAGGACCAGGTCAACTCGCAAATCTGGCCACCGGCCTATGCCTCGTGGTTCGCGGTGGGCATGCTGGCGGCGGAGGTGGAAGAAAGGGGCATCGGCAAGCGCACGGCGCGCATTCTGCAGGTGCGCTGGGCCTGGGTTGTGCTGGCGGGGCTCGTGCTGTGGGCGGCGAGCCGGGATTGGTTTGGGCCGGCCGGGCTGGTGCACCCGGAGCCGGCGGAATTTGCCCGCCGCATCATCGCCGGGGCGGTATTCGCGGGGTGCGTGGTGGTGCCGGTGGCCCTAGTTCCACGTGGAACCTCGTGGCTTAACTCGCCGCTGATGCAGGCGCTGGGCGCGTGGTCCTATTCCATTTTCCTGTGGCACGTGGCGGTGCTCGCCGTGGCCTTTCCGCTGACCGGGGTGGCGCTGTTTAGCGGGAAACCGCTGGATTTTTGGGTGATCCTTGCCGTCACGGTGGTGGGCACCGTTGTGGTCTCTGCGGCGAGCTATACGCTTATCGAGCGCCCGGGCCGCGACCTCCTGATGGGCCGGGTCCGGGGCCGGGGCCAGGGCCGTCGGCGGCGAAAAGGCAGGCCAGCCCCGCGGCACATAAGCACATGA
- a CDS encoding universal stress protein → MSNGKTMLIAYDGTERADRALEYAAQLLRPSTVEILTAWEPVARQTARAVSRTGMHQSTVSPDSVEDDPAYEEALKICRQGTQLAENLGLAGRAHLVESATTISSAIVDAAHELDVDVIVTGTRALTGFRAWWTNSTADQIVRNAGLPVFIVPQENDEDADEDDPEYF, encoded by the coding sequence ATGAGTAACGGCAAAACAATGTTAATTGCCTATGATGGCACCGAACGCGCCGACCGCGCCTTGGAGTACGCCGCCCAGCTTTTGCGCCCCTCCACGGTGGAAATCCTCACCGCGTGGGAGCCGGTGGCCCGCCAAACCGCGCGCGCCGTCAGCCGCACGGGCATGCACCAGTCCACCGTGTCCCCCGATAGCGTGGAAGACGATCCGGCTTACGAAGAGGCGCTGAAGATCTGCCGTCAGGGCACCCAATTGGCAGAGAACCTCGGCCTGGCCGGCCGCGCGCACCTCGTGGAATCCGCCACCACCATCTCTTCGGCCATCGTGGATGCCGCGCACGAGCTCGACGTGGATGTCATCGTGACCGGCACCCGCGCGCTCACCGGCTTCCGCGCCTGGTGGACCAACTCCACGGCGGATCAGATCGTGCGCAATGCGGGCCTGCCCGTCTTTATCGTCCCGCAAGAAAACGACGAAGACGCGGACGAGGACGATCCGGAATACTTCTAA
- a CDS encoding alpha-(1->3)-arabinofuranosyltransferase domain-containing protein, translated as MHDRTDQLPRGPHSGSYVHRYRALARALRHRCARLARPYPLGIIALALILAVQPWGLTAADTKHDLAANPRHFLRGALDAYTDIFTLGQLQNQAYGYLFPQGPFFVLTEPLPDWIAQRLWWLLVLSVGFIGFHKLATRIGLRGRWVWVAAMLYALSPRSLSTLTAISSETWPVMLAPWVILPFLREKLTWRDAAAATIPVALMGAVNATATLAACTPALVIVVYRRAFKPGAAWLLGCLCVSAWWIGPLLILGRYAPPFTEFIESSRVTTRWLNLPEILRGTTSWSPFADAERIAGNELATSAFFVLITMAVAAISIYGLCRLPRVWSIMLITGVAILGCQAAWYLDALDGALAPLRNLHKFDPLVRIPLLLGFARACQRLPLPTGLRPTKKQTVGALVLLVCISALSPAWSQRLLPLGAYDEVPGYWHEATDYINEHAENTRTLIYPEASFARQEWGWTRDEPAQPLLDVPWAVRDAIPLVPPEAIRGLDGVMAALDEDPASGVRALQRLGIGAVMVRHDLFAADNDTLSSKFGGEVHTFGEVDVIMLEQHSMALTSADPVRVAGGGEALAFLDAHNGPAARELVDSDADIVTDTPTLVDRNYGTLHGAASAPLSTDDPSHVYNRLRDYPSAGPLTAVETHGGDVEVSSSAADATAFGGAQPEKSATAAVDGENSTAWWPAPGDDEGWIELRGDFSQPSLKLMATSSTTVTVRSGGAAVEVDLPAFRSKTVRVPGGDSQAIRVELSHRTGIAELEVEGHPIERVVTVPDTSPNVHQFFFQQMVHDTGVLIRDVTVPRRMEVTVDSTKPVLIDSHRYSPGSTLSLEPGVHRVRTTGAWVSMTEKGWTPPSDYRLTDFSIAAAEDERLLITGRAFNKGLRGFIGDTELAPYEIDAATQAFIVPAGTHGEFRMTFKAQPAYRAALLFGGALGLAALGFCLLFAARRSPQPTWHPHPGGMASAMYSLTCLALVGWPAALAGMAAWLIVRWTTIPRAYLASGVVAAAGAILARAPWTSGAYAGDSVLLMCLCAAGLACLFAADGPGPGPGPGPSGGRGPGAR; from the coding sequence GTGCATGACCGGACCGATCAGCTCCCCCGCGGCCCACATAGCGGTTCCTATGTACACCGCTACCGCGCACTAGCCCGCGCCCTGCGCCACCGCTGCGCGCGCCTTGCCCGGCCCTACCCGCTCGGCATTATTGCCTTGGCGCTCATCCTCGCGGTGCAGCCGTGGGGGCTGACCGCCGCCGATACCAAACACGATCTGGCCGCCAACCCGCGGCACTTCCTGCGCGGCGCGCTTGATGCCTATACCGATATCTTTACCCTGGGCCAGCTGCAGAACCAGGCCTACGGTTATCTCTTCCCGCAGGGCCCCTTTTTTGTTTTAACCGAGCCCCTGCCGGATTGGATAGCCCAACGCCTGTGGTGGCTGCTGGTCTTAAGCGTGGGCTTTATCGGCTTTCATAAACTGGCCACCCGGATAGGCCTGCGCGGCCGGTGGGTCTGGGTGGCGGCGATGCTCTATGCGCTCTCCCCGCGCTCGCTCTCCACGTTGACGGCCATTTCTTCTGAAACCTGGCCCGTCATGTTAGCCCCGTGGGTCATCCTGCCCTTCCTCCGGGAAAAACTCACCTGGCGCGATGCTGCCGCCGCCACGATTCCCGTGGCGCTGATGGGCGCGGTCAATGCCACCGCCACGCTCGCGGCGTGCACCCCGGCGCTTGTCATCGTGGTCTACCGCCGCGCCTTTAAGCCCGGCGCGGCCTGGCTGCTTGGCTGCCTGTGCGTATCCGCATGGTGGATTGGCCCGCTTTTAATCTTGGGCCGCTACGCCCCGCCGTTTACGGAATTTATCGAATCCTCCCGCGTGACCACCCGCTGGCTGAACCTGCCGGAAATCCTGCGCGGGACAACGAGCTGGTCACCCTTTGCTGATGCCGAGCGCATCGCTGGCAACGAGCTCGCGACCTCAGCCTTCTTTGTGCTTATCACCATGGCTGTGGCCGCGATAAGCATTTATGGCCTGTGCCGGCTGCCCCGCGTGTGGTCCATCATGCTCATTACCGGTGTGGCAATTTTGGGCTGCCAGGCGGCGTGGTACCTCGATGCACTCGATGGGGCGCTGGCGCCCCTGCGCAACCTGCACAAATTCGATCCGCTGGTGCGCATCCCGCTGCTGTTGGGCTTTGCCCGCGCCTGTCAACGCCTGCCGCTGCCCACGGGGCTTCGCCCCACCAAGAAGCAGACGGTAGGCGCGCTGGTGTTACTCGTATGCATCAGCGCGCTCTCCCCGGCGTGGTCGCAGCGGCTGCTGCCCTTAGGGGCCTACGACGAGGTGCCGGGCTATTGGCATGAAGCCACGGATTACATCAACGAGCATGCGGAAAATACCCGCACCCTGATTTACCCCGAGGCCTCCTTCGCCCGCCAAGAGTGGGGTTGGACCCGCGATGAGCCGGCGCAGCCGCTTCTTGATGTCCCCTGGGCCGTCCGCGATGCCATTCCCCTCGTGCCGCCGGAGGCCATCCGTGGCCTGGACGGCGTGATGGCAGCGCTAGACGAGGACCCGGCCAGCGGCGTGCGCGCCTTGCAGCGCTTGGGCATCGGGGCGGTGATGGTACGCCACGATCTCTTCGCCGCCGATAATGACACCTTGAGCAGTAAATTTGGCGGTGAGGTGCATACTTTTGGTGAGGTCGATGTAATCATGCTCGAGCAGCATTCCATGGCTTTGACCTCAGCCGATCCCGTCCGCGTGGCCGGTGGCGGCGAGGCGCTGGCCTTCCTCGATGCCCACAATGGCCCCGCTGCCCGCGAGTTAGTGGACAGTGATGCCGATATCGTCACCGATACCCCCACGCTGGTGGATCGCAACTACGGCACGCTCCACGGCGCCGCCTCGGCGCCGCTATCCACAGACGATCCCAGCCACGTTTATAATCGTCTGCGCGATTATCCCTCCGCCGGCCCACTGACCGCCGTGGAGACCCACGGCGGCGATGTCGAAGTCTCTTCTTCTGCCGCCGATGCCACCGCCTTTGGCGGCGCCCAGCCGGAAAAGTCCGCCACCGCGGCGGTCGATGGGGAAAATTCCACCGCCTGGTGGCCCGCGCCCGGCGATGATGAGGGCTGGATCGAGCTGCGCGGTGACTTTAGCCAACCGAGCCTGAAGCTCATGGCCACCAGCTCCACCACGGTAACGGTGCGCTCGGGTGGCGCTGCAGTAGAAGTGGATCTACCGGCTTTCCGCTCCAAGACGGTGCGCGTGCCCGGCGGGGATTCGCAGGCCATCCGCGTGGAGCTATCCCACCGCACCGGCATCGCGGAACTGGAGGTAGAAGGCCACCCCATCGAGCGCGTGGTGACCGTACCGGATACCTCGCCGAATGTGCACCAATTCTTCTTCCAGCAGATGGTGCACGATACCGGTGTGCTCATTCGCGATGTCACCGTGCCGCGCCGCATGGAGGTCACCGTGGATTCCACCAAGCCGGTGCTCATCGATTCCCACCGGTACTCCCCCGGCAGCACCCTGAGCCTCGAGCCCGGCGTCCACCGCGTGCGCACCACCGGCGCGTGGGTGTCCATGACGGAGAAGGGCTGGACCCCGCCGAGCGATTATCGCCTCACCGATTTTTCTATCGCTGCTGCAGAGGATGAGCGTCTGCTCATTACCGGCCGCGCCTTTAATAAGGGCCTGCGCGGGTTTATAGGCGATACCGAGCTCGCCCCGTACGAGATCGATGCCGCCACCCAGGCATTTATCGTCCCTGCGGGCACGCATGGGGAATTCCGCATGACCTTTAAGGCGCAGCCTGCCTACCGCGCCGCCTTGCTCTTTGGGGGCGCGCTCGGCCTGGCCGCGCTGGGATTTTGCCTGCTTTTCGCCGCGCGCCGTAGCCCGCAGCCCACCTGGCACCCGCATCCTGGCGGCATGGCCTCTGCGATGTATTCGCTGACCTGCCTGGCACTGGTGGGGTGGCCGGCGGCACTTGCGGGCATGGCAGCCTGGCTCATCGTGCGCTGGACCACCATTCCGCGGGCTTATTTGGCCAGCGGCGTGGTAGCGGCTGCCGGGGCCATCCTCGCCCGGGCCCCGTGGACCTCAGGGGCCTATGCAGGCGATTCCGTGCTGCTCATGTGCTTATGTGCCGCGGGGCTGGCCTGCCTTTTCGCCGCCGACGGCCCTGGCCCCGGCCCCGGACCCGGCCCATCAGGAGGTCGCGGCCCGGGCGCTCGATAA